A stretch of Ferribacterium limneticum DNA encodes these proteins:
- a CDS encoding two-component system response regulator, translated as MNSISSPEIARHLANPQSDAPEKVLLVDDEPRFRSAYRVLLAAPGRIIEESSTGKEAIQRLAKGDIDVVILDLKLPDISGMDIMEWLADSHISTAIIVFSADESIDSAILALRRGAFEFLRKHCDPEDLIQAVERVLHSRQMEKKHALMAARLEQSEHLHRFLVEQSPDLIYTVDTAGNFLFINGRVHALLGYKPAELIGQHYSVIVHEDDREKARHAFDERRIGDRATTNFEVRLKNKHPHGRHSDDQSIVAILSAQGIYTSKNDDSSQQLRGTAGVARDITERKRAEETIAYQAFHDLLTGLPNRTLFMDRLELAITQAKRRNQRIGVMFLDIDRFKLINDTYGHKEGDLLLKEFALRIRSCLRSGDTLARQGGDEFTVLLPDINSVEDISGIARKMLSELKRPFFVGKHDFLATASIGIAIYPDDGEHSEALIHSADIAMYQTKSRGKNGFLEFKPTMNTVHVERISLENDLRLAIKEGNQFELLYQPQINIPQRAIVGVEALIRWRHPQKGLISPDDFIPLAEETGMIVAISDWVLKTGCAQLKRLHEKGFHELKLGVNFSPSEFARCDLLERIVEPIKQHLLPNDALEIEITENLLMKDAESVISKVDKLRHAGFQISIDDFGTRYSSLNYLRRFSISCVKIDQSFIRDLSPDQDSTAIIQAIVGIARSFNLRILAEGVETKAQMQMLKELGCDEMQGYYFSRPLTPVALETFLAGFPQSDLIIHR; from the coding sequence ATGAACTCCATCTCCAGCCCGGAAATAGCCCGGCATCTCGCCAACCCGCAGAGCGACGCTCCCGAGAAAGTATTGCTGGTCGACGACGAACCCAGATTCAGGAGCGCCTACCGTGTCCTGCTGGCGGCGCCAGGGCGGATCATTGAAGAAAGCAGCACCGGCAAGGAGGCAATCCAGCGTCTGGCCAAGGGCGACATCGATGTCGTCATTCTTGACCTGAAGCTACCCGACATCAGCGGCATGGACATCATGGAGTGGCTAGCCGACAGCCACATCTCAACCGCCATTATCGTGTTCAGTGCCGATGAATCGATTGACTCCGCCATTCTTGCCCTGCGTCGCGGCGCTTTTGAGTTCCTCCGCAAACACTGCGACCCGGAAGATCTCATTCAGGCGGTCGAGCGGGTTCTGCACAGTCGGCAGATGGAAAAAAAGCACGCGCTGATGGCGGCACGACTCGAACAATCCGAGCATCTCCATCGCTTCCTGGTCGAACAGTCACCCGACCTGATCTACACCGTAGACACCGCGGGCAATTTTCTTTTCATCAACGGCCGGGTCCATGCCCTGCTCGGCTACAAGCCAGCCGAACTGATCGGCCAGCATTATTCGGTCATCGTTCATGAAGACGACCGGGAAAAAGCACGCCATGCCTTCGATGAACGCCGGATTGGCGATCGTGCCACCACCAATTTCGAAGTGCGCCTCAAAAACAAACATCCGCATGGCCGCCATTCGGATGACCAGAGCATCGTCGCCATTCTCAGCGCGCAAGGCATCTACACCTCAAAAAATGATGATTCCAGCCAACAGCTCCGGGGCACGGCGGGCGTGGCACGCGATATTACCGAGCGCAAACGGGCCGAAGAAACCATCGCCTACCAGGCCTTCCATGACCTTCTGACCGGCTTGCCCAATCGAACCCTGTTCATGGACCGGCTGGAACTGGCGATCACCCAGGCCAAGCGGCGTAACCAGCGCATCGGCGTGATGTTTCTCGACATTGATCGCTTCAAACTGATCAATGACACCTATGGCCACAAGGAAGGCGACCTGCTACTGAAAGAATTCGCGCTCCGCATCCGTAGTTGCCTGCGCTCGGGCGATACGCTGGCTCGTCAGGGAGGCGATGAATTCACCGTTCTCCTGCCGGACATCAACAGTGTGGAAGACATTTCCGGCATTGCCAGGAAAATGCTCAGCGAGCTCAAACGCCCATTTTTTGTCGGAAAACATGACTTCCTGGCCACGGCCAGCATTGGCATAGCCATCTACCCGGATGACGGAGAGCACTCCGAGGCACTGATTCACAGTGCGGACATTGCGATGTACCAGACCAAGTCACGCGGGAAAAACGGCTTCCTGGAATTCAAACCAACGATGAATACTGTGCATGTTGAACGTATATCGCTGGAAAACGACCTGCGTCTGGCCATCAAGGAAGGCAATCAATTCGAATTGCTTTACCAGCCACAAATAAACATCCCGCAACGCGCCATCGTCGGCGTTGAAGCATTGATTCGCTGGCGCCATCCGCAAAAAGGGCTGATCTCGCCCGATGACTTCATCCCGCTGGCCGAAGAAACGGGAATGATCGTCGCCATCAGCGATTGGGTTCTCAAGACCGGTTGCGCCCAACTCAAAAGGCTGCACGAAAAGGGCTTTCACGAACTGAAGCTGGGCGTCAATTTCTCCCCGTCGGAATTTGCCCGATGCGACCTGCTCGAACGCATCGTCGAGCCGATAAAACAGCACTTGCTGCCAAACGACGCCCTGGAAATCGAAATTACCGAAAACCTGCTGATGAAAGATGCCGAGAGCGTCATTTCAAAGGTAGACAAGTTACGGCACGCCGGCTTCCAAATCTCCATTGATGACTTTGGCACCCGTTATTCATCACTGAACTACCTGCGCCGATTCTCGATCAGCTGCGTCAAAATCGACCAATCATTCATCCGCGACCTGAGCCCCGACCAGGATTCGACCGCCATTATCCAGGCCATCGTCGGCATCGCCCGGAGCTTTAACCTGCGCATCCTGGCCGAAGGCGTCGAAACCAAGGCGCAAATGCAAATGCTGAAAGAACTGGGCTGCGACGAAATGCAAGGCTACTACTTCAGCCGCCCACTAACCCCAGTCGCACTGGAAACCTTCCTGGCCGGATTTCCGCAAAGCGATTTGATCATTCATCGCTAA
- a CDS encoding EpsD family peptidyl-prolyl cis-trans isomerase, protein MFANTAKKTLPSLICALVIAVPLAGCNDDKSGSKGATQVAAKVNGAEISVHQINAVLTKASGVTNENAAQARKEILDRLVDQQIAVEQAIAKKLDRNPDVLLNIESARREILARAYLEQIAAAQPKAADDEIKKYYDEHPDLFAKRRLYNMQELAIAKTGAPLDELKAIVSSGKPMEEIAAWLKSKNIPARGNAGVRAAEQLPLELLPKLAQMKDGQTALIDGPQQAFVMRIVASQAAPVDEAAAKPRIQQFLQNQRNGKAVAEEMKKLKEAAKIELVGDFAKPAATPAAQPAATAAAPAAAPAAEPAPAPAATGTEKPVASAIEKGVAGLK, encoded by the coding sequence ATGTTTGCCAATACCGCAAAGAAAACCCTGCCTTCACTCATCTGCGCCCTGGTCATCGCCGTGCCGCTTGCCGGCTGCAATGACGACAAGTCCGGGAGCAAGGGTGCGACGCAGGTCGCAGCAAAGGTAAATGGCGCCGAAATCTCGGTTCATCAAATCAATGCCGTCCTCACCAAGGCCTCCGGCGTCACCAACGAAAACGCCGCCCAGGCCCGCAAGGAAATCCTCGATCGCCTCGTCGACCAGCAGATCGCCGTCGAACAAGCCATCGCCAAGAAGCTCGACCGCAACCCCGACGTGCTGCTCAACATCGAATCCGCCCGCCGCGAAATCCTTGCCCGCGCCTATCTTGAGCAGATCGCCGCCGCCCAGCCCAAGGCCGCCGACGACGAGATCAAGAAATACTACGACGAGCACCCTGACCTCTTCGCCAAGCGCCGCCTCTACAACATGCAGGAACTGGCCATCGCCAAGACCGGCGCGCCGCTCGACGAACTCAAGGCAATCGTCTCCTCCGGCAAGCCCATGGAAGAAATCGCCGCCTGGCTCAAGAGCAAGAACATCCCCGCCCGCGGCAACGCCGGCGTCCGTGCCGCCGAACAACTGCCGCTCGAACTGCTGCCCAAGCTGGCCCAGATGAAAGACGGCCAGACCGCCCTGATCGACGGCCCGCAACAAGCCTTCGTCATGCGCATCGTCGCTTCGCAGGCCGCCCCGGTCGACGAAGCCGCCGCCAAGCCGCGCATCCAGCAATTCCTGCAAAACCAGCGCAACGGCAAGGCCGTGGCCGAAGAAATGAAAAAGCTGAAAGAAGCCGCCAAGATCGAACTGGTCGGCGATTTCGCCAAGCCCGCCGCAACGCCAGCCGCCCAACCGGCCGCAACGGCTGCCGCACCAGCTGCCGCCCCGGCCGCAGAACCGGCCCCCGCCCCGGCCGCCACCGGCACTGAAAAGCCGGTCGCCAGCGCCATCGAAAAAGGCGTCGCCGGTCTGAAATGA
- a CDS encoding PEP-CTERM sorting domain-containing protein, translating into MTFRLKPLAAVFLLAIAAAQANAATVTLDGEHFTISYETEAQYLFGVPRLVDSTLVFGPSGSGFAAKSYGGNNVTNATFSFFITADPGYKVSSFNLYEGGDYMLIGDASVVSLGGELRVKPVGEAVMTAAIRPSLPLTTHTSFERFATTDWDTTASIRPTAKLTSAQVSIENMFYSFASSSQRGYAFIEMKNVELGFVLTPIPEPASYAMLLAGLGMMGFVARRRSQG; encoded by the coding sequence ATGACCTTTAGACTCAAACCCCTGGCCGCTGTTTTCCTATTGGCAATCGCCGCTGCACAGGCCAACGCAGCCACCGTAACGCTGGATGGCGAGCATTTCACGATCAGCTATGAGACGGAGGCGCAGTACCTGTTCGGCGTCCCTCGCTTGGTCGATTCGACGCTGGTTTTCGGGCCGAGCGGTTCGGGTTTCGCGGCCAAAAGCTATGGCGGTAACAACGTTACCAATGCGACGTTTTCTTTCTTCATCACCGCTGATCCCGGCTACAAGGTCTCCAGCTTCAATCTGTATGAAGGCGGCGACTACATGCTGATTGGCGACGCCAGCGTGGTTTCGCTCGGCGGCGAGCTCCGCGTCAAGCCGGTGGGTGAAGCAGTGATGACTGCAGCCATCAGGCCAAGCCTGCCGCTGACCACCCATACCTCGTTTGAACGATTTGCGACGACCGATTGGGATACGACTGCCAGCATCAGACCAACGGCTAAGCTGACCAGTGCCCAGGTCAGTATCGAGAATATGTTTTACTCCTTTGCTTCCTCCAGCCAGCGCGGCTACGCCTTTATTGAAATGAAGAACGTCGAACTTGGCTTCGTTTTGACGCCGATTCCGGAACCGGCGTCTTACGCCATGCTGCTCGCCGGCCTCGGCATGATGGGCTTCGTCGCCCGTCGGCGCAGCCAGGGTTGA
- the epsI gene encoding exosortase-associated protein EpsI, B-type produces the protein MKQIGKNFLLMAMMIAASGLAVAMRPTQKVADQYDPVELAKMVPAKFGEWQEEPQNHALIVDPQQKEMLDRIYSQTLSRTYVNSGGYRIMLSIAYGMDQTDTNQVHKPDVCYPAQGFILKNRQNIQLDTEQGVIPATRIEASMGLRNEPVTYWITVADRVVSNGFDKKITELSYGLKGQIPDGLLFRVSSIDTEVERAYAKQADFSRQLLVALTDEHRQRFIGKPTRDQK, from the coding sequence ATGAAGCAAATTGGAAAAAACTTCTTGCTCATGGCCATGATGATTGCAGCATCAGGCCTGGCGGTCGCCATGCGCCCCACGCAGAAAGTTGCGGACCAATACGATCCGGTTGAACTGGCGAAGATGGTTCCGGCCAAGTTTGGAGAATGGCAGGAAGAACCGCAAAACCATGCACTCATCGTCGATCCGCAACAAAAGGAAATGCTCGATCGTATCTATAGCCAGACATTGTCCCGAACCTATGTCAATTCGGGAGGCTACAGGATCATGCTTTCCATTGCCTACGGCATGGACCAAACGGATACCAACCAGGTCCACAAGCCCGACGTCTGCTACCCGGCCCAAGGTTTCATACTCAAAAACAGGCAAAACATCCAGCTGGATACCGAACAAGGCGTCATACCAGCAACCCGCATCGAAGCCAGCATGGGGCTGCGCAACGAGCCGGTTACCTATTGGATAACCGTTGCCGACCGAGTCGTCAGCAATGGCTTTGACAAAAAAATCACCGAACTCAGCTATGGCCTCAAAGGACAGATCCCGGACGGCCTGCTCTTCCGTGTTTCATCCATTGACACGGAAGTGGAACGCGCCTACGCCAAGCAAGCCGATTTCTCAAGGCAACTGCTAGTTGCCCTTACCGATGAACACCGACAGCGGTTTATCGGCAAACCAACCAGGGATCAAAAATGA
- the epsF gene encoding chain length determinant protein EpsF, translated as MTLQQFLLILWARRKLVIYIFLGTIFTVLGISLILPEEFSASTAVVLDVKSPDPVAGVLLPGLMAPAYMATQVDIINSERVANKVVRMLRLDENPTIREQWQEATEGKGQIGPWLAALLLKRLDVKPARDSNVITISFSGSHPAFAATMANAFAQAYIDVNLELRIEPARQNAKWFDEQSKQYRERLETAQKALSDYQQKSGIVATDERLDYETQKLNELSTQLTVAQAQGTDASSKRKSTGSADTMPEVMQSPLVSQMKGDIARLEARLKEVSGNFGENHPQYLRSQAELAELKSKMNAEIGRITSAIGTAGNISKQKEGELVLAVNAQKTRILKLKEQRDEISLLVREVETAQRAFDAIGQRTTQSRLESQSIQTNVSVLNPANEPLKASKPRVFLNVLISIFLGALLGVGAALTLELLNRRIRSTEELASIVDLPVLVEFEPEPQGNKFWSRISALLPNRTPKTA; from the coding sequence ATGACCCTGCAACAATTCCTGCTCATCCTCTGGGCGCGCCGCAAGCTGGTGATCTACATCTTTCTGGGCACGATATTCACCGTGCTTGGAATAAGCCTGATCCTTCCCGAAGAATTTTCAGCCAGCACCGCCGTCGTCCTTGACGTCAAATCCCCTGATCCCGTTGCCGGCGTTCTCTTGCCTGGCCTGATGGCCCCCGCCTACATGGCCACCCAGGTCGACATCATCAACAGCGAGCGCGTCGCCAACAAAGTCGTCCGCATGCTCCGTCTGGATGAAAACCCGACCATCCGCGAACAATGGCAGGAAGCCACCGAAGGCAAGGGCCAGATCGGCCCCTGGCTGGCCGCGCTATTGCTGAAAAGGCTCGACGTCAAGCCGGCTCGTGACAGCAACGTCATCACCATCAGCTTTTCCGGCAGCCACCCGGCCTTTGCGGCCACCATGGCCAACGCCTTCGCCCAAGCCTACATCGACGTCAATCTCGAACTGCGCATCGAACCGGCCCGCCAGAACGCCAAGTGGTTCGACGAGCAGAGCAAGCAATACCGCGAACGCCTTGAGACCGCGCAAAAAGCGCTCTCCGACTACCAGCAAAAATCCGGCATCGTCGCCACCGACGAACGCCTCGACTACGAAACCCAGAAACTGAACGAACTCTCCACCCAACTCACCGTCGCCCAGGCCCAGGGCACCGACGCCAGCAGCAAGCGCAAGAGCACCGGCAGCGCCGACACCATGCCGGAAGTCATGCAAAGCCCGCTGGTCAGCCAGATGAAGGGCGACATCGCCCGCCTCGAGGCGCGACTCAAGGAAGTTTCCGGCAACTTTGGCGAAAACCACCCGCAATACCTGCGCTCGCAAGCCGAACTGGCCGAACTGAAGAGCAAGATGAACGCCGAAATCGGCCGCATCACCAGCGCCATCGGCACCGCCGGCAACATCAGCAAACAGAAGGAAGGCGAACTGGTGCTTGCGGTCAACGCCCAGAAAACCAGGATCTTGAAACTGAAAGAGCAGCGCGACGAAATCTCCCTGCTCGTCCGCGAAGTCGAAACCGCCCAACGTGCCTTCGATGCCATCGGCCAGCGCACCACGCAAAGCCGTCTCGAATCACAGAGCATCCAGACCAACGTTTCCGTGCTCAACCCCGCCAACGAACCGCTTAAAGCCTCGAAGCCACGAGTCTTCCTCAACGTACTGATCTCCATTTTCCTTGGCGCATTGCTTGGCGTAGGCGCAGCGTTGACACTCGAACTGCTCAATCGCCGAATTCGCTCGACTGAAGAATTGGCAAGCATTGTCGACCTTCCTGTGCTGGTCGAATTTGAGCCGGAACCGCAAGGCAATAAATTCTGGAGCCGCATTTCCGCTCTGCTCCCCAACCGCACCCCAAAAACTGCCTGA
- the epsG gene encoding chain length determinant protein tyrosine kinase EpsG, with translation MPEAVISGAFHSTSAGHSIGSMLIDAGRITPESAENILKLQKEKGLRFGEAAIQLGLISQEELQHCLSRQFDYPYLLAGDTRISKEVIAAFEPFSPAVEQLRGLRSQLMLRELNPDSPNRSLAVISPDSSEGRSNLAANLAVVFSQLGENVLLIDADLRKPRQHELFCLGNQPGLSAVLSGRVPVTDAICRVTGLLGLSVLPAGAVPPNPQELLARPTFESVLTYSRHKYDIAIIDTPAGNTADATMTASRAGAALVIVRKNFTFARRLQELTSSLRRVGTVVVGMAVTDF, from the coding sequence ATGCCTGAAGCTGTCATCTCCGGAGCCTTTCACAGCACCTCTGCCGGGCATTCGATCGGTTCGATGCTGATCGATGCAGGGCGAATCACCCCCGAGTCTGCGGAGAACATTCTCAAACTACAGAAAGAAAAAGGCCTGCGCTTCGGCGAGGCCGCAATCCAGCTTGGCTTGATCAGCCAGGAAGAGCTTCAACACTGCCTTTCCCGGCAATTCGACTACCCCTACCTGCTGGCCGGAGATACCAGAATCAGCAAAGAGGTAATCGCCGCATTCGAGCCTTTCTCGCCCGCGGTAGAACAACTTCGCGGCTTGCGCTCGCAATTGATGCTGCGGGAGCTGAATCCGGATTCCCCCAACCGCTCGCTCGCAGTCATCAGCCCGGACAGCAGCGAAGGGCGCAGCAATCTGGCAGCCAACCTGGCCGTTGTGTTCTCTCAACTCGGTGAAAACGTACTCCTGATCGACGCCGATCTGCGGAAACCGCGCCAGCACGAGCTATTTTGCCTCGGCAACCAACCCGGGCTCTCCGCCGTGCTCTCCGGCAGAGTCCCCGTAACCGACGCGATCTGCCGTGTCACCGGCCTTCTGGGGCTTTCCGTTCTGCCAGCGGGAGCCGTTCCACCCAATCCGCAAGAACTGCTTGCCCGCCCCACCTTCGAGTCGGTACTGACCTACAGCCGGCACAAGTACGACATTGCAATCATCGACACCCCGGCCGGAAATACGGCCGATGCGACGATGACTGCCTCACGGGCCGGGGCTGCCCTGGTCATCGTTCGCAAGAATTTCACGTTTGCCAGGCGTTTGCAGGAACTCACCAGCTCGTTGCGCCGGGTTGGCACCGTCGTCGTCGGCATGGCAGTAACGGATTTCTAA
- the epsE gene encoding polysaccharide export protein EpsE yields MISAATHKEASSMTKAINRLLATLWLLLSALSLTATTAVAEPRTNVDYKLGQGDAIRIVVFQNPDLTLDSRVSESGTITYPLIGTVDIGGLSIEAAEKRIAQGLKDGGFVQKPQVNIILIQVRGNQVSVLGQVNRPGRFPLETANNRISDVLAMAGGIAPQGADTIVMTGIREGKPFRREIDFPAIFINNKSEDDVLVAGGDILYIHRAPVFYIYGEAQRSGSYRIERGMTVQQALAQAGGPTLRGTESRIRVNRRMPGGEITKLSLEAHEPVLADDVIYVRESLF; encoded by the coding sequence ATGATCAGCGCCGCCACCCACAAGGAAGCCTCCTCAATGACCAAGGCAATCAACCGCCTGCTGGCCACCCTCTGGCTGCTGCTAAGCGCGCTCTCGCTGACCGCCACAACGGCCGTCGCCGAGCCGCGCACCAATGTCGACTACAAACTCGGCCAGGGCGACGCCATCCGCATCGTCGTCTTCCAGAACCCCGACCTCACCCTCGACAGCCGCGTTTCCGAAAGCGGCACCATCACCTACCCGCTGATCGGCACCGTCGACATCGGCGGCCTGAGCATCGAAGCCGCCGAAAAGCGCATCGCTCAAGGCCTCAAGGACGGCGGATTCGTCCAGAAACCGCAGGTCAACATCATCCTCATCCAGGTGCGCGGCAACCAGGTCTCCGTACTCGGCCAGGTCAACCGCCCCGGCCGCTTCCCGCTCGAAACCGCCAACAACCGCATTTCCGACGTCCTCGCCATGGCCGGCGGCATTGCCCCGCAAGGCGCCGACACCATCGTCATGACCGGCATCCGCGAAGGCAAACCCTTCCGCCGCGAAATCGACTTCCCCGCCATCTTCATCAACAACAAGAGCGAAGACGACGTCCTCGTCGCCGGCGGCGACATCCTCTACATCCACCGCGCCCCGGTCTTCTACATCTACGGCGAAGCCCAGCGCTCCGGCTCCTACCGCATCGAGCGCGGCATGACCGTGCAGCAAGCCCTGGCCCAGGCCGGCGGCCCCACCCTGCGCGGCACCGAGAGCCGAATTCGCGTCAACCGCCGCATGCCCGGTGGCGAAATCACCAAGCTTTCCCTCGAAGCCCACGAGCCCGTCCTGGCGGACGACGTCATCTACGTACGCGAAAGCCTGTTCTAA
- a CDS encoding GSU2403 family nucleotidyltransferase fold protein, with translation MNFSELSSNQRRISIDLKQTYEGYREAVRTAQQYAGGFHWKSVNGQDYLVKVINRRGGTKGFGRRSPETEAIYEEFIAGKARAKEREASLEASVHELAGMARGVLINRVPSLVAALLRKLDNYGLLGKNLMVIGTNAMYGYESVAGVMFDSGLLATTDVDLLWDSQTRLKLALLDNEVMDAGVLAILRKVDRSFEATGRGSFRAINKEGFYVDLVKQTPNPPRKRGEKNLLAENDSRPSWLPNIKWLLASEKFASVVIGQDGLPAPMVSPDPRAFAVYKRWLSDQPDREAIKRSRDRQQAQAVIDLVQTKFPHMPLDANAERMFPREARSLPGNTGFAL, from the coding sequence ATGAATTTCAGTGAGTTATCATCAAATCAACGGCGAATATCGATTGATCTGAAGCAAACCTATGAAGGCTACCGGGAAGCTGTTCGCACAGCACAACAGTATGCCGGTGGCTTTCACTGGAAGTCGGTCAATGGCCAGGACTATCTCGTCAAGGTGATCAATCGCCGAGGGGGCACAAAAGGTTTTGGGAGACGATCTCCGGAAACAGAAGCCATCTACGAGGAGTTTATTGCCGGCAAGGCAAGGGCAAAAGAACGGGAAGCCTCCCTGGAGGCTTCGGTCCATGAACTTGCCGGTATGGCACGCGGCGTCTTGATCAATCGCGTACCGTCCCTGGTTGCTGCGCTGCTTCGCAAACTCGACAACTATGGGCTGTTGGGCAAAAACTTGATGGTGATCGGCACGAACGCGATGTACGGCTACGAATCGGTTGCTGGCGTCATGTTCGACTCAGGGCTGCTAGCCACGACGGATGTCGATCTTCTTTGGGATTCGCAGACCCGGCTGAAACTGGCCTTGCTCGACAATGAGGTCATGGACGCAGGAGTCCTGGCCATTCTCCGCAAGGTCGATCGCTCGTTTGAGGCCACGGGGCGCGGCAGCTTCCGGGCAATCAACAAGGAGGGTTTCTACGTCGACCTGGTGAAACAGACACCCAATCCCCCCCGGAAACGGGGAGAAAAAAATCTGCTGGCCGAAAACGACTCAAGGCCGAGTTGGTTGCCGAACATCAAATGGCTGTTAGCCAGCGAAAAGTTTGCTTCAGTGGTTATCGGTCAGGATGGCTTGCCTGCCCCGATGGTCAGCCCCGACCCGCGAGCATTTGCTGTTTACAAGCGATGGCTGAGCGATCAGCCCGACCGGGAAGCCATAAAAAGAAGTCGAGATCGGCAACAAGCCCAGGCCGTCATCGATCTGGTCCAGACAAAATTCCCGCATATGCCTCTGGATGCCAATGCCGAGCGGATGTTTCCGCGAGAGGCCCGAAGTTTGCCAGGCAATACCGGGTTCGCGCTGTAA
- the xrtB gene encoding exosortase B, which yields MMKMNTPYSAEKEAAQLALYAWVIVALGLAAMYIPSFTDLFRGLWRQDEQAHGPIVLAISCWLFYRKWPEAMRLSEGKSASVWGWPVFLLGLVFYVVGRSQDILILEIGSLVWLIAALLLLLRGSAALKAQWFPLFFMIFMIPLPSPFVDAVTMPMKMAVSYAAETVLYGAGYPIARQGVILQIGQYKLLVADACAGLHTLFTLEALGLLYLNLVRHNSAFRNIALATLIVPISFTANVIRVMVLTLITFHFGDEAGQGFLHGFAGMVLFLSALLLIIGVDSLLQLFVTVRNKKALKQSGIQP from the coding sequence ATGATGAAGATGAACACCCCCTACAGCGCCGAGAAAGAAGCGGCACAACTTGCCCTGTACGCCTGGGTGATCGTTGCCCTTGGCCTTGCAGCAATGTACATCCCCAGTTTTACCGATCTCTTTCGAGGGCTCTGGAGACAGGATGAACAGGCACATGGGCCAATTGTCCTCGCCATTTCCTGCTGGCTGTTTTATCGCAAATGGCCTGAAGCAATGCGACTCAGCGAAGGCAAAAGCGCCTCGGTATGGGGATGGCCCGTTTTCCTGCTTGGGCTTGTTTTCTATGTCGTCGGCCGATCACAGGACATTCTGATCCTCGAAATCGGTTCGCTGGTCTGGCTCATTGCCGCACTGCTGCTGCTACTCAGAGGCTCGGCGGCGCTCAAGGCGCAATGGTTCCCGCTCTTTTTCATGATCTTCATGATTCCCCTGCCCAGCCCATTCGTCGATGCAGTAACCATGCCGATGAAAATGGCAGTCTCCTATGCGGCAGAAACGGTCCTGTACGGTGCGGGATACCCAATCGCCCGCCAGGGGGTAATCCTCCAAATTGGCCAATACAAACTACTGGTTGCCGATGCCTGCGCCGGTTTGCACACCCTATTCACGCTTGAAGCACTTGGCTTGCTCTATCTCAACCTCGTGCGACACAACTCGGCATTTCGCAACATCGCGCTGGCCACGCTGATCGTTCCCATTTCATTCACCGCCAACGTCATCCGCGTCATGGTGCTAACGCTGATCACATTTCACTTCGGTGATGAAGCGGGTCAAGGCTTTCTCCACGGCTTCGCCGGCATGGTGCTTTTCCTGAGCGCCCTGTTGCTCATTATTGGCGTGGATTCCCTGTTGCAACTCTTCGTTACTGTTCGCAACAAAAAAGCCTTGAAGCAATCCGGGATACAGCCATGA